The Oikeobacillus pervagus DNA segment TCCGAAATATTAAGGAGGTTTGAAAAAAATGAAAGTTAGACCATCTGTCAAACCCATTTGCGAAAAATGCAAAGTTATTCGTAGACGTGGTAAAGTAATGGTTATTTGTCAAAACCCAAAACATAAACAAAAACAAGGATAATTTTAAAGGAGGTGCACATATATGGCACGTATTGCTGGTGTTGACGTTCCACGTGACAAACGTGTAGTCATTTCATTAACATATATTTACGGTATTGGTAGACCAACTGCACAACAAATTTTAGCGAAAGCTGGTGTATCTGAGGATACTCGTGTACGTGATTTAACGGAAGATGAATTAAATAAAATCCGTGATATCATTGATACTTTTAAAGTAGAAGGAGATCTTCGCCGTGAAGTTTCCCTAAACATCAAACGTTTAATGGAAATTGGTTCATACCGTGGTCTTCGTCATCGTCGTGGTTTACCTGTTCGTGGTCAAAATACAAAAAATAATGCACGTACTCGTAAAGGTCCACGTAAAACTGTAGCTAATAAGAAAAAATAATAGGTAAAGGAGGTAGTTCATAATGGCTCGTAAAACAAATACACGTAAACGTCGTGTGAAAAAGAATATTGAATCTGGTATCGCACACATTCGCTCA contains these protein-coding regions:
- the rpmJ gene encoding 50S ribosomal protein L36, translating into MKVRPSVKPICEKCKVIRRRGKVMVICQNPKHKQKQG
- the rpsM gene encoding 30S ribosomal protein S13 gives rise to the protein MARIAGVDVPRDKRVVISLTYIYGIGRPTAQQILAKAGVSEDTRVRDLTEDELNKIRDIIDTFKVEGDLRREVSLNIKRLMEIGSYRGLRHRRGLPVRGQNTKNNARTRKGPRKTVANKKK